The Pseudomonas wenzhouensis genome has a segment encoding these proteins:
- a CDS encoding ABC transporter ATP-binding protein, which translates to MSLLNIRNLCVRFGSAAAVPVVDGLDLSVEKGEVLAIVGESGSGKSVTMMALMGLIDAPGIVQADCMQFDGTDMLRLKGRQRRHIVGKDLAMVFQDPMTALNPSYTVGFQIEEVLRQHLGLKGKAARVRALELLERVEIPGAASRLDAYPHQLSGGMSQRVAIAMAIAAEPKLLIADEPTTALDVTIQAQIMELLLDLQRDQGMALVLITHDLAVVAETAQRVCVMYAGQAVELGQVPTLFDAPSHPYTEALLKAIPEHSAGASRLATLPGIVPGRYDRPLGCLLSPRCPYVQPRCRDERPALDAHDRGAARCFFPLHPTAEVA; encoded by the coding sequence ATGAGCCTGTTAAATATCCGCAACCTCTGCGTACGCTTCGGCAGCGCCGCTGCCGTGCCGGTGGTCGATGGTCTCGACCTGTCCGTGGAAAAGGGCGAAGTGCTGGCCATCGTCGGAGAGTCCGGTTCGGGCAAGTCGGTGACCATGATGGCGCTGATGGGCCTGATCGATGCCCCCGGTATCGTCCAGGCCGACTGCATGCAGTTCGACGGCACCGACATGCTGCGCCTGAAAGGCCGCCAGCGCCGGCATATCGTCGGCAAAGACCTGGCCATGGTCTTTCAGGATCCGATGACCGCGCTCAACCCCAGCTACACCGTGGGCTTCCAGATCGAGGAAGTGCTGCGCCAGCACCTTGGTCTGAAGGGCAAGGCGGCGCGGGTACGTGCCCTGGAACTACTGGAACGGGTGGAAATCCCTGGCGCTGCCAGCCGCCTCGATGCCTACCCGCACCAGCTTTCCGGCGGCATGAGTCAGCGCGTGGCGATCGCCATGGCGATTGCCGCCGAACCCAAGCTGCTGATCGCCGACGAGCCGACCACCGCGCTGGACGTGACCATCCAGGCGCAGATCATGGAGCTGCTGCTGGATCTGCAGCGCGATCAGGGCATGGCCCTGGTGCTGATCACTCACGATTTGGCCGTGGTCGCCGAAACCGCTCAGCGCGTGTGCGTGATGTACGCCGGCCAGGCGGTGGAACTGGGCCAGGTGCCGACCTTGTTCGATGCCCCCAGCCATCCCTATACCGAAGCGCTGCTCAAAGCCATCCCGGAACACAGCGCAGGCGCCAGCCGCCTGGCCACCCTGCCGGGCATCGTGCCGGGCCGCTATGACCGTCCACTGGGTTGCCTGCTGTCGCCGCGCTGCCCCTATGTGCAGCCACGTTGCCGTGACGAGCGGCCAGCGCTGGATGCACACGACCGTGGCGCCGCACGCTGCTTTTTTCCTCTTCACCCTACGGCGGAGGTGGCCTGA
- a CDS encoding ABC transporter permease subunit, translating to MTAATSLDQSLLYPSPLKEFWQAFSHNKGAVAGLAFMLLMVFCALFAPWVAPHDPSEQYRDFLLTPPVWLDGGQWQFLLGTDELGRDLLSRLIFGARLSLLIGLASVLLSLIPGILLGLVAGFFPRLLGPGIMRLMDIMLALPSLLLAVAIVAILGPGLINTIFAIAIVSLPSYVRLTRAAVMGELNRDYVTAAQLAGASLPRLMFITVLPNCMAPLIVQATLSFSSAILDAAALGFLGLGVQPPTPEWGTMLASARDYIERAWWVVTLPGLAILLSVLAINLMGDGLRDALDPKLKNAQ from the coding sequence ATGACTGCAGCCACCAGCCTCGATCAGAGCCTGCTCTACCCCTCGCCGCTGAAGGAATTCTGGCAAGCCTTCAGCCATAACAAGGGCGCGGTCGCCGGCCTGGCGTTCATGCTGCTGATGGTGTTCTGCGCGCTGTTCGCCCCCTGGGTCGCACCACATGACCCGAGCGAGCAGTACCGCGACTTCCTGCTCACCCCGCCGGTGTGGCTGGACGGTGGCCAATGGCAATTTTTGCTCGGCACCGACGAGCTGGGCCGCGACCTGCTTTCGCGCCTGATCTTTGGCGCACGCCTGTCGCTGCTGATCGGCCTGGCGTCTGTGCTGCTGTCGCTGATTCCCGGCATCCTCCTGGGCCTGGTCGCCGGCTTTTTCCCGCGCCTACTCGGCCCCGGCATCATGCGCCTGATGGACATCATGCTGGCGTTGCCGTCGCTGCTGTTGGCGGTAGCCATCGTCGCCATCCTCGGCCCTGGGCTGATCAACACCATCTTCGCCATCGCCATCGTCTCGCTGCCGTCCTACGTGCGCCTGACCCGCGCAGCGGTGATGGGCGAGCTGAACCGCGACTACGTCACTGCCGCGCAACTGGCCGGTGCCAGCCTGCCCCGACTGATGTTCATCACCGTGCTGCCCAACTGCATGGCACCGTTGATCGTGCAGGCTACCCTGAGCTTTTCCTCGGCGATTCTCGACGCCGCCGCGCTGGGCTTTCTCGGCCTCGGCGTACAGCCGCCGACACCCGAGTGGGGCACCATGCTGGCCTCGGCGCGCGACTACATCGAACGTGCCTGGTGGGTGGTGACGCTGCCCGGCCTGGCGATTCTGCTCAGCGTGCTGGCGATCAACCTGATGGGCGACGGCCTGCGCGATGCGCTCGATCCGAAACTCAAGAATGCGCAGTGA
- a CDS encoding ABC transporter permease subunit, whose protein sequence is MLSFIARRLGLLIPTFFGVTLLTFALIRLIPGDPVEVMMGERRVDPEMHAQAMERLGLNKPLYAQYFDYIGQLASGNLGESLRSRESVWKEFLTLFPATVELALAALLFAGTLGVIAGVIAALKRGSLFDHGVMGISLTGYSMPIFWWGLLLIMFFSVGLGWTPVSGRIDLLYDIPPVTGFMLIDTLLADEPGAFTDALRHLILPAVVLGTIPLAVIARMTRSAMLEVLREDYIRTARAKGLSPARVVFVHGLRNALIPVLTVFGLQVGALLAGAVLTETIFSWPGIGKWLIEAIGARDYPVVQNGILLIACLVILVNFIVDILYGLANPRIRHQK, encoded by the coding sequence ATGCTGTCCTTCATCGCCAGACGCCTGGGGCTGTTGATCCCCACCTTCTTCGGCGTCACCCTGCTGACGTTCGCGCTGATCCGCCTGATCCCCGGTGACCCGGTGGAGGTGATGATGGGCGAGCGCCGCGTCGACCCGGAAATGCACGCTCAGGCCATGGAGCGCCTGGGGCTGAACAAGCCCCTGTATGCGCAGTATTTCGACTACATCGGTCAGCTCGCCAGCGGCAATCTGGGCGAGTCACTGCGCTCGCGTGAAAGCGTGTGGAAAGAGTTTCTCACCCTGTTTCCCGCCACCGTCGAACTGGCACTGGCTGCCCTGCTGTTCGCCGGCACCCTGGGCGTGATCGCCGGGGTAATCGCCGCCCTCAAGCGTGGTTCGCTGTTCGACCACGGGGTGATGGGCATCTCGCTGACCGGCTATTCCATGCCGATCTTCTGGTGGGGCCTGCTGCTGATCATGTTCTTCTCGGTGGGCCTGGGCTGGACACCGGTCTCCGGGCGCATCGACCTGCTCTACGACATTCCGCCGGTGACCGGTTTCATGCTCATCGACACCTTGCTCGCCGACGAGCCCGGCGCCTTCACCGATGCCCTGCGCCACCTGATCCTGCCGGCTGTCGTGCTCGGCACCATCCCGCTGGCGGTGATCGCGCGGATGACTCGCTCGGCCATGCTCGAAGTGCTGCGCGAGGACTACATCCGCACCGCGCGGGCCAAGGGTTTGTCGCCGGCACGCGTGGTCTTCGTGCATGGTCTGCGCAACGCACTGATCCCGGTGCTGACGGTGTTCGGCCTGCAGGTCGGCGCCCTGCTGGCCGGCGCGGTACTGACCGAAACCATCTTCTCCTGGCCGGGTATCGGCAAATGGCTGATCGAAGCCATCGGCGCCCGCGACTACCCGGTGGTGCAGAACGGCATCCTGCTGATCGCCTGCCTGGTGATCCTGGTCAACTTCATCGTGGACATCCTCTATGGCCTGGCCAATCCACGTATTCGCCATCAGAAGTAA
- a CDS encoding ABC transporter substrate-binding protein, with product MRKNATIQALLTAGLLASAPFASAANLVFCSEGSPAGFDPGLYTTGTDFDAAAETIFNRLTQFERGGTKVEPGLAQSWEVSDDGLTYTLKLRPGVKFHTTEYFTPSRTFNADDVLFTFERMLDKDHSFRKAYPSEFPYFTDMGMDSNIAKLEKLDDMTVRFTLNDVDAAFVQNLAMSFASIQSAEYADQLLKAGKAADINQKPIGTGPFVFSRYQKDAVIRYKGNKDYWKPEDVKIDNLIFAINTDASVRMQKLKAGECHVTLFPRPADIASLQQDANLQMPEQAGFNVGYIAYNVTHPPFDKLEVRQALDMAVNKQAILNAVYQDAGQLAVNGMPPTQWSYNEDIKDPAFDPEKAKELLKAAGVQEGTEITLWAMPVQRPYNPNAKQIAEMLQADWAKIGIKARIVSYEWGEYLKRAKAGEHDAMLIGWSGDNGDPDNWLGTLYGCDAVDGNNFSKWCFEDYDKLVKAAKRTTDVAERTELYKQAQVILKREVPITPLAHSTVYQPMRKEVRDFRISPFALNAFYGVSIGK from the coding sequence ATGCGCAAGAACGCCACTATCCAGGCTTTGCTTACCGCTGGTCTGCTCGCCAGCGCTCCTTTCGCCAGCGCCGCCAACCTGGTGTTCTGTTCCGAGGGCAGCCCTGCGGGCTTCGACCCCGGCCTGTACACCACCGGCACCGATTTCGACGCAGCCGCGGAAACCATCTTCAACCGCCTGACCCAATTCGAGCGCGGCGGTACCAAGGTCGAACCTGGCCTAGCGCAAAGCTGGGAGGTCTCCGATGACGGCCTGACCTACACCTTGAAGCTGCGCCCCGGGGTGAAGTTCCACACCACCGAGTACTTCACGCCCAGCCGCACCTTCAACGCCGACGACGTGCTGTTCACCTTCGAGCGCATGCTCGACAAGGACCACTCGTTCCGCAAGGCCTACCCCAGCGAGTTCCCCTACTTCACCGACATGGGCATGGACAGCAACATCGCCAAGCTGGAAAAGCTCGATGACATGACCGTGCGTTTCACCCTCAACGACGTGGACGCTGCCTTCGTGCAGAACCTGGCGATGAGTTTTGCCTCGATCCAGTCCGCCGAATACGCCGACCAGTTGCTCAAGGCCGGCAAGGCCGCCGACATCAACCAGAAGCCCATCGGCACCGGCCCCTTCGTGTTCAGCCGTTACCAGAAGGACGCGGTGATCCGCTACAAGGGCAACAAGGATTACTGGAAGCCTGAAGACGTGAAGATCGATAACCTGATCTTCGCCATCAACACCGACGCCTCGGTGCGCATGCAGAAACTCAAGGCCGGCGAATGCCACGTCACCCTGTTCCCGCGCCCGGCCGATATCGCCTCGCTGCAACAGGATGCCAACCTGCAGATGCCCGAGCAGGCAGGTTTCAACGTCGGCTATATCGCCTACAACGTCACCCATCCGCCGTTCGACAAGCTGGAAGTACGCCAGGCACTGGACATGGCAGTGAACAAGCAGGCCATCCTCAACGCCGTCTACCAGGACGCGGGGCAACTGGCGGTCAATGGCATGCCACCGACCCAGTGGTCGTATAACGAGGACATCAAGGATCCGGCCTTCGACCCGGAAAAAGCCAAGGAGCTGCTCAAAGCCGCAGGCGTCCAGGAAGGCACCGAGATCACCCTCTGGGCCATGCCGGTGCAGCGCCCGTACAACCCCAATGCCAAGCAGATCGCCGAAATGCTGCAGGCCGACTGGGCCAAGATCGGCATCAAGGCACGCATCGTCAGCTACGAATGGGGCGAATACCTCAAGCGCGCCAAGGCCGGCGAGCACGACGCCATGCTGATTGGCTGGAGCGGCGACAACGGCGACCCGGACAACTGGCTCGGCACCCTCTACGGCTGCGACGCGGTCGACGGCAACAACTTCTCCAAGTGGTGCTTCGAGGACTACGACAAGCTGGTCAAGGCCGCCAAGCGCACCACCGACGTGGCCGAACGTACCGAGCTGTACAAGCAGGCCCAGGTGATCCTCAAGCGTGAGGTGCCGATCACCCCGTTGGCGCACTCCACCGTGTACCAGCCGATGCGCAAGGAGGTGCGTGACTTCCGCATCAGCCCCTTCGCGCTGAACGCCTTCTACGGCGTAAGCATCGGCAAGTGA
- a CDS encoding SIMPL domain-containing protein (The SIMPL domain is named for its presence in mouse protein SIMPL (signalling molecule that associates with mouse pelle-like kinase). Bacterial member BP26, from Brucella, was shown to assemble into a channel-like structure, while YggE from E. coli has been associated with resistance to oxidative stress.) encodes MRTMTRIATALALTAASLASTGLLAAEARYNQIALRAEVNQEVAHDLMHVTLYSESQNADPAKLAAEITNTLNKTLEQARQVKGVAVKLGSRHSYPVYDDKGQTISAWRERAEVRLESADFARLSALTGELLQSMKMAGMNFSIATDTRKTREDAMLKDAVNAFKARAQLATEALGGKSYKLVSLNLNTGGFQPPMAMRNVEAKGMAMMDAAATPQIEAGTSQVTVSADGVIEVQMP; translated from the coding sequence ATGCGCACCATGACCCGTATCGCCACCGCCCTCGCCCTCACCGCTGCCAGCCTGGCCAGCACCGGCCTGCTGGCCGCCGAGGCGCGCTACAACCAGATCGCCCTGCGCGCCGAGGTCAATCAGGAAGTGGCACACGATCTGATGCACGTCACCCTCTACAGCGAATCGCAGAATGCCGACCCGGCCAAGCTGGCCGCCGAGATCACCAATACCCTGAACAAGACGCTGGAGCAGGCGCGTCAGGTCAAGGGCGTAGCGGTCAAGCTGGGCAGCCGCCACAGCTACCCGGTCTACGATGACAAGGGGCAGACGATCAGCGCCTGGCGTGAACGCGCCGAGGTGCGCCTGGAAAGCGCCGACTTCGCCCGGCTTTCCGCCCTGACTGGTGAATTGCTGCAATCGATGAAGATGGCCGGCATGAATTTCAGCATCGCCACCGACACCCGCAAGACCCGCGAAGACGCCATGCTCAAGGACGCCGTCAACGCCTTCAAGGCACGCGCACAACTGGCCACCGAAGCGCTAGGCGGTAAGAGCTACAAGCTGGTCAGCCTGAACCTCAATACGGGCGGTTTCCAGCCGCCAATGGCCATGCGCAACGTCGAGGCCAAGGGCATGGCGATGATGGACGCAGCCGCCACGCCGCAGATCGAGGCCGGCACCAGCCAGGTCACGGTGAGTGCCGATGGCGTCATCGAAGTGCAGATGCCCTGA